The DNA region CGAAAATACCGACCATGCCGTCAGAATCAGAGTACCCCGCCCCGACAGTAACAATCCCGGTCTTCTGTTCAATAACATCAATTTCTACAGATACGTTATGGTCTCCTTCCGTACCGGGAAGAAGCTTCATATTTACATCTTCAAAATACCCCAAATTATAAAGACGTTCCATGCTGCGGCTTGCGAGGAATTTATTAAAAGGCTGCCCTTTCTTGAATCGTAATTCGCGAAGAATAACCTTGTCTTTTGTCTTTTCATTGCCTACAAGCACTATGTTTTCAATCTTACCTTCAGAAATTGTTATATGCAGTGTTCCGTCAGGGGTTACCTGCACATCAGGAACAGAAACAAGAATGTACCCTTGTTTCAAGTACATGTTTTCAATTTCATGTATTTTCTGATTAACCAGGACAAAGTTCAATACGCTGTCCTGGGGAATATTCATGATATTTCTCAGATATTCATCAGTAAAAATAGTATTCCCCGTAAATTCCACATGATGGACAACCGGATTAGATACCAGTTTGTAATCAAGCCGTACGCCCTCCGGAATTTCCGAAAAAGACGGAGAAATCTGGGAAAATACACCTGTGCTGCCAAGGGATGCCACATCATTTCTTACACTTTCAGCAGAAACAACACTACCCGGTTTGCTCTGCAGCAAAGGATACAGTTTCGGTTTGACTTCTCCAGGAACACCTTTGAAATCGACAGCAGTAATCGTTTTACCCTCCTGCGAAGCAATTGCCGCATCATCTTCTGCTGACAAATACAGGGATGCATCGCCCACAGCCACTGTCTGTTGAGACTGCTCCACCGCAAGGGCATCCGCCTTCCCTATTTCATTGGAAATTTCCCTTTCACCTGTGGCCTGTCCACTTTTTACATCAACCATGGAGCTCTGGGACATATTATTTCCGCTCCCTGCCATCTGCGGTGCTTCCGCAAAAACACTGAACCCTGAAATAGAAATCAGTACTGCAGATACGAGCAAAGTCTTTCTCCGTCTTGAAGTAATCATAAATATCCTCCTAAATTATTTCTTGCTTAGATTTATATTATATCAGGACTGCCCCCTTAAAGCACGTCCTGCTTCACCAACTACGCTTTGAATCTCACTTTGCGACATAACGGGAAGTACGGGCGCAGGCGCTTCCGTCTGTATACTTTTCGTCGGTACCGGATCCGTATTAGATGATTCAGTTGCCGCCACGGTCGGCTGTACCGTTTCTGAAAGCACCAGATTTTTATCTTCCGGCACTTTCGGCACTTCTTCTTTTGAAACAGTTGTTTCCCGGGATATCACAGGGGATTTATCCGCATTTGCAGAAAACAGATTGCTAAATCCAATAAACAGGACTGCCGCGGCTGCCATGGCGGAAAGTCGGATTCCCCACTTCTTTGCTTTTTCATGAGGATGTGTTTCTTTCAGCCGCTGCATTTCCGCCTGCGCCATCATCAAATTTAACTCACCGGAAATGTCTTTATTATTCGAATAAGAATTTTCCGCTTTATCGAGCCATCTTTTTACAGATTTTACCCGTTTCAGTTTATCGCCAGGCATATATTTTCCCCCTTATATAAACATAATCCGGTTTTTATATGTGGTTATAAACATCAATTATTGCCTAAACACGCCATTCCTCTATCAATTTCTTCCGTTTTCTGAATTTTTCAGCATGAAATCATATTGTATTGATTTTCACTATTTACGTTCATGCATTAGCTTGGAAAGCATACCGCGAAGGCGGTGGATTCCGCGTTTTTCAAGGCGATACACATAAGCCGTACTTACGTCCATCTCATTGGCAGTTTCAGCTACCGTTTTTTCCTTCAGATACACACTTCGGATAACATCCTGTTCTTTCATTGGTAATCGACTGACTGCCATCGAGACAGCAGAATGCAGAGAATTTCTATCAGTAACTTCAAAAGCCGTATCGGGTGCAACCTGCAGTGTAAAAAGTTTTTCTTCCTGTTCTTCCCCCATAAGAATATCATTCTGGCCTTTCCGTAAGAAGTCCAGCATTCTTCCTCTGATGCGATGAATGGCATATAAAGAAAATGCAACGCCCTGCTCAATATCAAATTTTTCAGCGGCTTCCATAAGCCCGACTGTCCCTTCCTGAATCAAATCCAAAAGCACGGTTTCCTGCACAGGATACTTTGTCGCCTCTTTGAACACAAGAAGCTGGTAATGCTCTATCAGTTTCTGACGTGCCTCCAATTCCCCTTCATTCTTATAGGCATCCCAGAGCCGTGCTTCTTCTTCACGGGACAGCTTCCCTTCTTTAGGGAGGGAACTTATATACTCTGATAACATTAGACTCTCCTAAAATTTAAACTTCCAATCCGTACCGATATAACTATCATGTTCGTTATTATACCATGAAGAAATACCTATGTGCGAATTTAAATCATAATGAAATCCGATACTTGTTTGATTATTATTAACACCAGTCGTCGCAGTGAGCATAAAATTATTGAACAAATATTTCCCTATTTTAATATAGTAATAGTTGTCATTATTTACTGTTCTGCTGTCATAATAATCAGTCAGGCTTGATGTAATACTGATCATATCAAGCCCAATGGTTTCTTTAAAGAAATCCTGCACGCTGTTTCCCAAGACCATCGTCAAACCCGCATTGAAAAGTGCACCCTTTATAGCTTCGGTATTATCGCCTTCCGGATTAGCATGTAATGTCAGAAGCATGAGAATTTGGGAATCGTTCAGATATGGTTCACTGTGAAACTCTGTTTTCAGATTACCGGGAATTCCATCCATTTCCGCTGTAATATTGTAACTTCCTACTTTTGTTGTTCCTTTCATATGGATTGCGGGAAGGATATTTCCCTGCTCTCCATTCCAAGCCGCATATCCCGAAGAAATATTAAATTCCGTCATATTGACTTTAACGGTACCTTTTTCCACATTGACCTTCCCTATGACAGCAGGTGCACTGACAGGACCTTCTGCTTCTATATTTCCTGTCAGTCGCAAATCATAAAGAGAGCTGCTTTTTGCCCTGACGTTATCCCCAACAAGGACCTCCAGCTTTATCAAGGCCGGTATGGATGAACTGCCTGAATCTGAGAGCAATGTAAGCGGAAATTCAACAAGCGCATCATGAACATGAATATTACCCTCGATACCCGGTACGTCCATCACTTCACCAAGGCCAAAATCAGCATCTAAAGAGCCTTTATAGTAATCAGAATGTATATCGGGCGCATGGAGATGCGCTTCCCCATTATATGCAATAATAGCACCACGATCCCATTCCAATCCGCCTTTTACTGAGGATTTCCCCGTCCCAAAAACGGCATTCCCCTCCACAGTTGCGCTCTTTCCATCAAATTTCACATCCATATTTAAAGGAAAGATAGGATCGTGTAAAGTAAGCAATTCTATCCGTCCATTCTTTACGGAAACATCCCCCCTGAGTTCCGGATCATCCCAAGCCCCTGATACCTTTACATATCCTTTGATCGGGCCCTCTGCTGAAGTTACCGGATTAAAGAACAGTGCCAGCGCATTCATATCTGCATGATCAAGATTGATATCTAAATCCAATGGCGCCGCATTAGCGGATGGAACACGTGTAAGCACATTAACAGGTATGGATCCTTTCATGCTTGCTTTATACGGATTTCTCCTTGCAAGAGCCTGTGAAATATAGATTACATCCCCTTCCGTATTCCCCATAAATGAAATATCATCAAAAGCATAGCCATTATAAACCGGATGATCAACACCTACAGAAAAGTCAATTTGCGGATTTTCTTTTGTGCCCTTTAAATCGACTGCTGCAGTCATTTTTCCATCTAAAGTTATATTTTCTTTCCCTGTCACCCGGGGTATCCAAGAAATGTCCATATTGCTGGCGGCCGCCTGAATATCAAAATCACCATTACTTGACATCCCGCCCTGAGCAGCTAAAATACCCTCTCCTACAGGAATATACAATTTTCGTATAGAAAGTGCATGGTTTATATAAGAGAAATCTATATCGCCTTCTCCCAGAACAGCATTTGCCAACTGCCCCCCATTCACTTTCGCACGAAATGTAATATTTGGGTCCTCCATTGTGCCGTTAAGAGACATCCCGCCATTTACAGTTCCGCTAATATTAGAAATCGGTAACCCCAAAAACCGGACGACCTCTGATATATCCCAATCATGAAATTCCAAATCGCCCGCTATAATTCCTGACTCTTCATTATATAGGCCTTTCCAGTTAAAAGCCCCTCCTCCTTGATGAAAATCCCCATCAGACACGGACAGTATATGATTCTCATATTGAATCCCCGCAGAAAGACTGCCAAGACGGCCTTTACCGATTTGAATTTCACGGCTCTGTGCCATTCCTGTAAATGCGGGATTATCAGTCGTTCCGGAAACATGACCTTTCAATGTGGCTTTCCCGTTGAATCCCTTATCAGGCAAAAGCTCACCTACATCTATATCTGTCAGCGTGACATCCATATTCAGCGTATCGCCGATAATACTGCCATTAATCAAAGCCGTCCCATCATAAATATAGGCTAACCCGTCCTGAATGGTTATCTTTCCATCATCATAGGAATATTTCCCTGATACGCTTTGGAATAATTGCCCTGCAACAGATCCGTCCCATGCAAGAAAGTCCCCCGACACGGATGGCTTCTCGGATGTTCCGGTGACATTCACCGTATTTTC from Dialister invisus DSM 15470 includes:
- a CDS encoding translocation/assembly module TamB domain-containing protein; the protein is MNDKIKWWLNGIGAIIFLALAVVYLLIRPIVVQNLEPVIQDAVKEKINGTLVWRTMDLDPRYNLSFDFVELKDKEGKDVLKSANVTISWSAGALYNYLMHDGDLFNVVSGITMEEPMMTVRERKDGQWNVQELVKHSADESAGEFHGSVALKNGNLKVETQTGDIYTFERVECDLTRGGDEKIKGTLAGEFLKVPFDGDLSYTDENNFEGNIQTEPASLQFLKPLIEKMPGAVHSFDIRNGMGEVTGARIWRSDGVLSYHVKGRLDQTAVSYENYALTDVAAFFDICDGVLQIENFSGKVNGQIIAGSGAMNWKGEDPLISGNVNFSYLDASKVILTEDVKGYATGNVHIGGSLSNPVLTGKISVKDVCCRNVLIQDGSAAFDYGERTLALSSLMIHMAGGTVTGKGKYSFSTGDFNGEITVEDISAGDIPLGYDLSGIINGSVIAQGNYFDGSMTLYSATAAGKGQNISYNGNSASFITGEGIYKNGRWTSTFTGDGVEVNGLCADSIAGEIAAHDDTYEISYLNGQSGEGIFSINGIYVADDMSIRAVGTNLDMAQFSEFVDINLAGRTSFDMRITGSESLPSFTGEIHARDGHIYNAAFDTIDGHLTGAEDSLRIDSLVWKNGEGSHHIKGTVGLETPHELNLRIESEKIRIESILKMAGMSYPVTGWVENTVNVTGTSEKPSVSGDFLAWDGSVAGQLFQSVSGKYSYDDGKITIQDGLAYIYDGTALINGSIIGDTLNMDVTLTDIDVGELLPDKGFNGKATLKGHVSGTTDNPAFTGMAQSREIQIGKGRLGSLSAGIQYENHILSVSDGDFHQGGGAFNWKGLYNEESGIIAGDLEFHDWDISEVVRFLGLPISNISGTVNGGMSLNGTMEDPNITFRAKVNGGQLANAVLGEGDIDFSYINHALSIRKLYIPVGEGILAAQGGMSSNGDFDIQAAASNMDISWIPRVTGKENITLDGKMTAAVDLKGTKENPQIDFSVGVDHPVYNGYAFDDISFMGNTEGDVIYISQALARRNPYKASMKGSIPVNVLTRVPSANAAPLDLDINLDHADMNALALFFNPVTSAEGPIKGYVKVSGAWDDPELRGDVSVKNGRIELLTLHDPIFPLNMDVKFDGKSATVEGNAVFGTGKSSVKGGLEWDRGAIIAYNGEAHLHAPDIHSDYYKGSLDADFGLGEVMDVPGIEGNIHVHDALVEFPLTLLSDSGSSSIPALIKLEVLVGDNVRAKSSSLYDLRLTGNIEAEGPVSAPAVIGKVNVEKGTVKVNMTEFNISSGYAAWNGEQGNILPAIHMKGTTKVGSYNITAEMDGIPGNLKTEFHSEPYLNDSQILMLLTLHANPEGDNTEAIKGALFNAGLTMVLGNSVQDFFKETIGLDMISITSSLTDYYDSRTVNNDNYYYIKIGKYLFNNFMLTATTGVNNNQTSIGFHYDLNSHIGISSWYNNEHDSYIGTDWKFKF
- a CDS encoding sigma-70 family RNA polymerase sigma factor, with product MLSEYISSLPKEGKLSREEEARLWDAYKNEGELEARQKLIEHYQLLVFKEATKYPVQETVLLDLIQEGTVGLMEAAEKFDIEQGVAFSLYAIHRIRGRMLDFLRKGQNDILMGEEQEEKLFTLQVAPDTAFEVTDRNSLHSAVSMAVSRLPMKEQDVIRSVYLKEKTVAETANEMDVSTAYVYRLEKRGIHRLRGMLSKLMHERK
- a CDS encoding BamA/OMP85 family outer membrane protein, giving the protein MITSRRRKTLLVSAVLISISGFSVFAEAPQMAGSGNNMSQSSMVDVKSGQATGEREISNEIGKADALAVEQSQQTVAVGDASLYLSAEDDAAIASQEGKTITAVDFKGVPGEVKPKLYPLLQSKPGSVVSAESVRNDVASLGSTGVFSQISPSFSEIPEGVRLDYKLVSNPVVHHVEFTGNTIFTDEYLRNIMNIPQDSVLNFVLVNQKIHEIENMYLKQGYILVSVPDVQVTPDGTLHITISEGKIENIVLVGNEKTKDKVILRELRFKKGQPFNKFLASRSMERLYNLGYFEDVNMKLLPGTEGDHNVSVEIDVIEQKTGIVTVGAGYSDSDGMVGIFELGDTNFRGTGDKVNLHWEFGGAGHGKNYQLSYTKPWINSNGDSLGASIFNRVYKYDDYNADGDTIAEYDKRRKGWNLTWGRVSDEYRTNYLNFESVKESYEDEDGFQWGSGASKETAATKAKWRKAIFDNFGRTNSLTFTHVYDNRDNYFNASKGRRLSFSAQWGGHGLGGNYDFYKFTTEGRFYKGLGNGHILALRVMAGYIDGNVSYGNLFDLGGSNTLRGYEDDQFKGSKMYAATLEYRFPIAKKVQGVVFTDMGSTWGIDEGKIPWYKDDNSLNFSVGVGLRLQTPIGPIRLDYGHGDRNKFHFSFGTQF